A DNA window from Streptomyces asoensis contains the following coding sequences:
- the shc gene encoding squalene--hopene cyclase: MTATTDGSTGALPPRAAAASETDITIPVAAGVQEAAAHAMQRATDFLLAGQDAEGWWKGDLETNVTMDAEDLLLRQFLGIRDEATTRAAALFVRGEQREDGTWATFHGGPPDLSATVEAYVALRLAGDEPGAPHMLRASAWVREQGGIASARVFTRIWLALFGWWKWEDLPELPPELLFFPKWFPLSIYQFGCWARQTIVPLTVVSAKRPVRPAPFPLDELHTDPARPNPPKPLAPVNSWDGLFQRLDKVVRGYRSVAVRRLRRAALNSAARWIIERQENDGCWGGIQPPAVYSLIALHLLGYDLAHPVMRAGLESLDRYTVWREDGARMVEACQSPVWDTCLATIALADAGLPADHPQLVKAADWMLGEQIVRPGDWSVRRPQLPPGGWAFEFHNDNYPDIDDTAEVVLALRRVKHHDQERMDRAVARGVRWNLGMQSRNGAWGAFDVDNTSPFPNRLPFCDFGEVIDPPSADVTAHVVEMLAIEGLSHDPRTRRGIEWLLTEQEPDGSWFGRWGVNYVYGTGSVVPALTAAGLSVRHPAIRRAVGWLERVQNEDGGWGEDLRSYRDAARWSARGASTASQTAWALMALLAAGEKDSEAVARGVAWLARTQREDGSWDEPYFTGTGFPWDFSINYHLYRQVFPLTALGRYVHGEPFGQQSAPHAAHTEAEGS, encoded by the coding sequence ATGACAGCGACGACCGACGGAAGCACCGGGGCTCTCCCGCCCCGCGCTGCCGCGGCCAGCGAAACCGACATCACCATCCCCGTGGCGGCCGGGGTACAAGAAGCCGCCGCGCACGCGATGCAACGCGCCACCGACTTCCTGCTCGCCGGGCAGGACGCCGAGGGGTGGTGGAAGGGCGACCTCGAGACCAACGTCACGATGGACGCCGAGGACCTGCTGCTCCGTCAGTTCCTCGGTATCCGCGACGAGGCCACCACCCGGGCCGCCGCCCTCTTCGTCCGCGGCGAGCAACGCGAGGACGGCACCTGGGCCACCTTCCACGGCGGCCCGCCCGACCTGTCCGCGACCGTCGAGGCCTATGTCGCGCTGCGACTCGCCGGCGACGAGCCCGGGGCGCCCCACATGCTCCGGGCCTCCGCGTGGGTCCGCGAGCAGGGCGGTATCGCGTCCGCCCGGGTCTTCACCCGGATCTGGCTGGCCCTGTTCGGCTGGTGGAAGTGGGAGGACCTCCCCGAACTCCCCCCTGAGCTGTTGTTCTTCCCTAAATGGTTTCCCCTGAGCATTTACCAGTTCGGCTGCTGGGCGCGGCAGACGATCGTGCCCCTCACCGTCGTGTCGGCGAAGCGCCCGGTGCGTCCGGCGCCGTTCCCGCTGGACGAACTGCACACCGACCCCGCCCGGCCCAATCCCCCCAAACCCCTGGCACCTGTCAACAGTTGGGACGGGCTCTTCCAGCGGCTCGACAAGGTGGTGCGCGGCTACCGGTCGGTCGCGGTGCGCCGGCTGCGCCGGGCGGCCCTGAACTCCGCCGCCCGCTGGATCATCGAGCGACAGGAGAACGACGGCTGCTGGGGCGGGATCCAGCCGCCCGCCGTGTACTCGCTGATCGCCCTTCACCTGCTCGGCTACGACCTCGCCCACCCCGTGATGCGCGCCGGACTGGAGTCGCTGGACCGCTACACCGTGTGGCGCGAGGACGGCGCGCGGATGGTCGAGGCCTGCCAGTCGCCGGTGTGGGACACCTGTCTGGCGACCATCGCGCTCGCCGACGCCGGACTTCCCGCCGACCACCCGCAACTGGTCAAGGCCGCCGACTGGATGCTCGGGGAGCAGATCGTCCGGCCCGGCGACTGGTCGGTGCGCCGGCCCCAACTCCCGCCGGGAGGATGGGCCTTCGAGTTCCACAACGACAACTACCCCGACATCGACGACACCGCGGAGGTCGTCCTCGCCCTGCGCCGGGTCAAGCACCACGACCAGGAACGCATGGACCGGGCCGTCGCGCGCGGCGTGCGCTGGAACCTCGGGATGCAGTCGAGGAACGGGGCCTGGGGAGCCTTCGACGTCGACAACACCAGCCCGTTCCCCAACCGGTTGCCGTTCTGCGACTTCGGCGAGGTCATCGACCCGCCGTCGGCCGATGTCACCGCCCACGTCGTGGAGATGCTGGCGATCGAGGGGCTCTCGCACGACCCGCGCACCCGGCGCGGCATCGAGTGGCTGCTGACCGAACAGGAGCCGGACGGCTCGTGGTTCGGGCGCTGGGGCGTCAACTACGTCTACGGCACGGGGTCGGTGGTGCCCGCCCTCACCGCGGCCGGCCTGTCCGTCCGGCACCCCGCGATCAGGCGGGCGGTCGGCTGGCTGGAGCGGGTGCAGAACGAGGACGGCGGCTGGGGCGAGGACCTGCGCTCCTACCGGGACGCCGCCCGCTGGAGCGCCCGGGGCGCCTCGACCGCCTCACAGACCGCGTGGGCGCTGATGGCGCTCCTGGCGGCCGGCGAGAAGGACTCCGAGGCCGTCGCGCGCGGTGTGGCCTGGCTGGCGCGGACCCAGCGGGAGGACGGCTCCTGGGACGAGCCGTACTTCACCGGCACCGGCTTCCCGTGGGACTTCTCGATCAACTACCACCTCTACCGGCAGGTCTTCCCGCTGACCGCCCTCGGCCGGTACGTCCACGGAGAACCGTTCGGCCAGCAGTCCGCCCCGCACGCGGCCCACACCGAGGCAGAGGGGAGCTGA
- a CDS encoding polyprenyl synthetase family protein, with amino-acid sequence MDVTALLERGRTLATPVLRAAVDRLAPPMDTVAAYHFGWIDAQGNPTDGDGGKAVRPALAVLSAEVTGAAPEVGVPGAVAVELVHNFSLLHDDLMDGDEQRRHRDTVWKVHGPAQAILVGDALFALAGEILLELGTVEAARATHRMTVATRALIDGQAQDISYEHRDRVSVEECLEMEGNKTGALLACASSIGAVLGGADARTADALEKYGYHLGLAFQAVDDLLGIWGDPEATGKQTWSDLRQRKKSLPVVAALAAGGSASERLGEILAADAKSSEFDSFSEGEFAARAALIEEAGGRDWTAEEARRQHTVALEALNAVDMPEQVRDRFTALADFVVVRKR; translated from the coding sequence GTGGATGTGACCGCGCTCCTGGAGCGCGGCCGCACCCTGGCCACACCGGTGCTGCGGGCGGCCGTCGACCGTCTGGCACCGCCCATGGACACGGTCGCCGCCTACCACTTCGGCTGGATCGACGCCCAGGGCAACCCGACCGACGGCGACGGCGGCAAGGCCGTGCGTCCCGCCCTCGCGGTGCTGTCCGCCGAGGTCACCGGGGCCGCCCCCGAGGTCGGCGTCCCCGGCGCGGTCGCGGTCGAACTGGTCCACAACTTCTCGCTCCTGCACGACGACCTGATGGACGGCGACGAGCAGCGCAGGCACCGCGACACCGTCTGGAAGGTGCACGGTCCCGCCCAGGCCATCCTGGTCGGCGACGCCCTGTTCGCCCTCGCCGGCGAGATCCTCCTCGAACTCGGCACGGTCGAGGCGGCCCGGGCCACCCACCGGATGACCGTCGCCACCCGGGCCCTCATCGACGGCCAGGCCCAGGACATCTCCTACGAGCACCGCGACCGGGTCAGCGTCGAGGAGTGCCTGGAGATGGAGGGCAACAAGACCGGCGCCCTGCTCGCCTGCGCCAGCTCCATCGGCGCCGTGCTCGGCGGCGCGGACGCCCGCACCGCCGACGCCCTGGAGAAGTACGGCTACCACCTCGGCCTGGCCTTCCAGGCCGTCGACGACCTCCTCGGCATCTGGGGCGATCCCGAGGCCACCGGCAAGCAGACCTGGAGCGACCTGCGCCAGCGCAAGAAGTCCCTGCCGGTGGTGGCCGCGCTCGCGGCGGGCGGATCCGCCTCCGAGCGGCTCGGGGAGATCCTCGCCGCCGACGCCAAGAGCAGCGAGTTCGACAGCTTCTCGGAAGGCGAGTTCGCCGCACGCGCCGCGCTCATCGAGGAGGCGGGCGGCCGTGACTGGACCGCCGAGGAGGCACGCCGTCAGCACACGGTCGCCCTGGAGGCCCTGAACGCCGTGGACATGCCCGAGCAGGTGCGGGACCGGTTCACGGCGCTCGCCGACTTCGTCGTCGTACGGAAGAGATGA
- the hpnE gene encoding hydroxysqualene dehydroxylase HpnE, giving the protein MSDEQHADAAGASGPPARGAVVVGGGLAGVTAALALADAGVRVTLLEGRPRLGGLAFSFRRGDLTVDNGQHVYLRCCTAYRWFLDRIEGSALAPLQDRLDVPVVDLARPAGRRLGRLRRDALPVPLHLGRSLATYPHLSLAERAAVGRAALALKGLDLTDPALDTQDFGSWLTAHGQSPRAVEALWDLVGVATLNAVAGDSSLALAAMVFKTGLLSDPGAADIGWAHVPLGDLHDGLARKALDSAGVRTEVRTRVTSLSRDGRGTWSVQVPGETLHADAVVLAVPQREAYDLLPDGALDDAGRLLDIGTAPILNVHVVYDRKVLDKPFFAALGTPVQWVFDRTAASGLREGQYLALSQSAAQDEIDEPVAALRRRYLPELERLLPRTRGAEVRDFFVTRERTATFAPGPGVGRLRPGARTRAPGLYLAGAWTATGWPATMESAVRSGVGAADAALGTLGRPRPRHLFAFEEAA; this is encoded by the coding sequence ATGAGCGACGAGCAGCACGCGGACGCCGCCGGCGCGTCCGGGCCCCCGGCGCGCGGCGCCGTCGTCGTGGGCGGCGGACTCGCCGGGGTGACCGCCGCGCTCGCCCTCGCCGACGCGGGAGTGCGCGTCACCCTGCTCGAAGGCCGGCCCCGGCTCGGCGGCCTCGCCTTCTCCTTCCGGCGCGGCGACCTCACCGTGGACAACGGACAGCACGTCTACCTGCGCTGCTGCACCGCGTACCGCTGGTTCCTCGACCGCATCGAGGGCAGCGCGCTGGCACCGCTCCAGGACCGTCTCGACGTGCCCGTCGTCGACCTGGCCAGACCTGCCGGGCGGCGGCTCGGCCGACTGCGGCGCGACGCGCTGCCCGTCCCCCTGCACCTCGGGCGCAGCCTCGCGACGTATCCGCACCTGTCCCTCGCCGAACGCGCCGCCGTCGGCCGGGCCGCCCTCGCGCTCAAGGGGCTGGACCTCACCGATCCGGCACTCGACACCCAGGACTTCGGCAGCTGGCTGACCGCGCACGGCCAGTCGCCGCGCGCCGTCGAGGCCCTCTGGGACCTGGTCGGGGTCGCCACCCTGAACGCGGTCGCGGGCGACTCCTCCCTGGCGCTCGCCGCCATGGTGTTCAAGACCGGTCTGCTGTCCGACCCGGGCGCCGCCGACATCGGCTGGGCGCACGTCCCGCTGGGCGACCTGCACGACGGGCTCGCCCGCAAGGCCCTCGACTCCGCTGGCGTGCGGACCGAGGTCCGCACCCGCGTCACCTCGCTCTCCCGCGACGGCCGGGGGACCTGGAGCGTCCAGGTCCCCGGCGAGACGCTCCACGCGGACGCGGTCGTCCTCGCCGTACCGCAGCGCGAGGCCTACGACCTGCTCCCCGACGGGGCGCTGGACGACGCCGGGCGGCTGCTGGACATCGGCACCGCGCCCATCCTCAACGTGCACGTCGTCTACGACCGCAAGGTGCTCGACAAGCCCTTCTTCGCCGCGCTCGGCACGCCCGTGCAGTGGGTCTTCGACCGCACCGCCGCCTCCGGGCTGCGCGAGGGCCAGTACCTCGCCCTGTCCCAGTCCGCCGCGCAGGACGAGATCGACGAACCCGTCGCCGCCCTGCGCCGGCGCTACCTGCCCGAACTGGAGAGGCTGCTGCCCCGTACGCGCGGCGCCGAGGTGAGGGACTTCTTCGTGACCCGGGAGCGTACGGCGACGTTCGCCCCCGGGCCCGGCGTCGGGCGGCTTCGGCCCGGCGCCCGCACCAGAGCCCCCGGCCTGTACCTGGCCGGAGCGTGGACCGCCACAGGGTGGCCCGCGACCATGGAGAGTGCGGTCCGCAGCGGTGTCGGCGCGGCGGACGCCGCGCTCGGCACGCTGGGCCGGCCCCGCCCCCGCCACCTCTTCGCGTTCGAGGAGGCGGCCTGA
- a CDS encoding DUF6380 family protein, whose translation MDTAPDTEGRGDRTGGKRHATLRSGAASLTATTGGAEFDHHGRSAREGAG comes from the coding sequence ATGGACACGGCGCCGGACACCGAGGGCCGGGGCGACCGCACCGGCGGAAAACGGCACGCAACCCTCCGGTCCGGCGCGGCGTCCCTGACTGCGACGACCGGCGGTGCAGAGTTCGACCACCACGGACGGTCCGCACGGGAGGGCGCAGGATGA
- the hpnD gene encoding presqualene diphosphate synthase HpnD has product MIRAVEPSPHVSAPVLAAYGYCETVTGQQARNFAYGIRLLPTSKRRAMSALYAFSRRVDDIGDGALDHEVKTARLEDTRALLARVRAGEVEEDDTDPVAVALAHTARTFPVPLRGLDELIDGVLMDVRGETYETWDDLKVYCRCVAGAIGRLSLGVFGTAPGARGAERAPEYADTLGLALQLTNILRDVREDAEGGRTYLPADDLAKFGCSAGFDGPKPPEGSDFVGLVHFEVRRARALFAEGYRLLPMLDRRSGACVAAMAGIYRRLLDRIERDPEAVLRGRVSLPGREKAYVAVRGLSGLDTRHVSRRTVRRNP; this is encoded by the coding sequence GTGATCCGGGCCGTGGAGCCGTCACCGCACGTGTCCGCGCCGGTACTCGCCGCCTACGGCTACTGCGAGACCGTCACCGGCCAGCAGGCCCGTAACTTCGCGTACGGCATCCGCCTGCTGCCCACGTCCAAGCGCCGCGCGATGTCCGCGCTGTACGCCTTCTCGCGCCGCGTCGACGACATCGGCGACGGCGCCCTGGACCACGAGGTCAAGACCGCCCGGCTCGAGGACACCAGGGCGCTGCTCGCCCGCGTCCGCGCCGGCGAGGTCGAGGAGGACGACACCGACCCCGTCGCGGTCGCCCTCGCGCACACCGCCCGCACCTTCCCCGTGCCGCTGCGCGGCCTGGACGAGCTGATCGACGGCGTCCTGATGGACGTACGCGGCGAGACGTACGAGACCTGGGACGACCTGAAGGTGTACTGCCGCTGCGTGGCGGGCGCCATCGGTCGGCTCTCGCTCGGCGTCTTCGGCACCGCGCCCGGGGCGCGCGGCGCCGAGCGCGCGCCGGAGTACGCCGACACGCTCGGGCTCGCGCTCCAGCTCACCAACATCCTCAGGGACGTCCGCGAGGACGCCGAGGGCGGCCGTACCTATCTGCCCGCCGACGACCTCGCGAAGTTCGGCTGCTCGGCCGGGTTCGACGGCCCGAAGCCGCCGGAGGGGTCCGACTTCGTGGGCCTGGTCCACTTCGAGGTGCGCCGGGCCCGGGCCCTCTTCGCCGAGGGCTACCGGCTGCTGCCCATGCTCGACCGCCGCAGCGGCGCCTGCGTCGCCGCGATGGCCGGCATCTACCGGCGCCTCCTGGACCGCATCGAGCGCGACCCCGAGGCCGTCCTGCGCGGCCGGGTCTCGCTCCCCGGACGCGAGAAGGCGTACGTGGCCGTGCGCGGGCTGTCGGGCCTCGACACCCGGCACGTGTCCCGCCGCACCGTCAGGAGGAACCCCTGA